A stretch of the Streptomyces sp. NBC_01428 genome encodes the following:
- a CDS encoding serine/threonine-protein kinase, with the protein MSTWAVPGYAESRELGSGASGRVALAVHQETGLPVAVKYLSESLRTRPGFVREFRAEARLLGGLRSAHVAGLYEYVESPDGAAIVMELVDGVSLRTLLGREAPLSPEAALVLLKGSLLGLADAHRIGVVHRDYKPENVLVRSDGTSKLVDFGIAAADGTTAGIAGTPSYMAPEQWTGAPASPAADVYAATATFFECLTGRKPYTGENLAELALQHVDGPIPADEAPEPVRSLVRRGLAKTPEQRPTDAEDFVAELEATAGGAYGPDWEERGRGRLAALAALSLLLLPHAPVKPRNSVTDTARTVLGRTPDVLRAWRPGGRSLLVSAAAIVAALLLTYGIDRQAPGFGDPGQAAQALATTSAHPGATGGIPVTADPDSPTPSASSSDSAVPTGTASAPPTDGSATPTPSSASTTATVAPPTTSAPTTAAPTTTSPSPEVGVKSVVFGGFRQTGTATATASVTVTTDGTGPVDITVTWSTGDASGQAGAQDGGADTYRRSGSTQYTIALDHTFQGAGCYWGVRAGTQPVSADGGASQQLLTRRCTIG; encoded by the coding sequence ATGAGCACGTGGGCGGTACCGGGGTACGCCGAGTCACGGGAACTCGGGTCGGGGGCGAGCGGACGGGTCGCGCTGGCCGTGCACCAGGAGACGGGGCTGCCCGTCGCGGTCAAGTATCTGAGTGAGTCGCTGCGCACCCGCCCGGGTTTCGTGCGGGAGTTCAGGGCGGAGGCCCGGCTGCTCGGTGGCCTGCGCAGCGCCCACGTGGCGGGGTTGTACGAGTACGTGGAGAGCCCGGACGGCGCGGCGATCGTCATGGAACTGGTCGACGGTGTCAGTCTGCGGACCCTGCTCGGTAGGGAGGCGCCCCTCTCCCCCGAGGCCGCGCTCGTCCTGCTCAAGGGCTCGCTGCTCGGGCTCGCGGACGCCCATCGGATCGGCGTGGTGCACCGCGACTACAAGCCGGAGAACGTTCTCGTCCGTTCGGACGGCACCTCGAAGCTGGTGGACTTCGGGATCGCTGCCGCCGACGGCACCACCGCGGGTATCGCGGGCACTCCGTCGTACATGGCTCCGGAACAGTGGACCGGCGCCCCCGCGTCCCCGGCCGCCGACGTGTACGCCGCGACCGCCACGTTCTTCGAGTGCCTCACCGGCCGGAAGCCCTACACGGGCGAGAACCTGGCCGAGCTCGCGCTGCAGCACGTGGACGGGCCCATCCCCGCCGACGAGGCGCCCGAGCCCGTCCGCTCCCTGGTGCGCCGCGGGTTGGCGAAAACGCCCGAGCAACGTCCCACCGACGCCGAGGACTTCGTGGCGGAGCTGGAGGCCACCGCGGGCGGGGCGTACGGACCGGACTGGGAGGAACGCGGACGCGGACGCCTCGCGGCTCTCGCCGCGCTCTCGCTGCTGCTTCTGCCCCATGCCCCCGTCAAGCCGCGCAACAGCGTCACGGACACGGCGCGAACCGTCCTCGGCAGGACCCCCGACGTGCTGCGCGCCTGGCGTCCCGGCGGCCGTTCGCTGCTCGTCTCGGCGGCCGCGATCGTCGCGGCCCTCCTGCTGACGTACGGCATCGACCGGCAGGCGCCCGGGTTCGGCGACCCGGGACAGGCGGCACAGGCCCTCGCCACCACGAGCGCACACCCGGGCGCGACCGGTGGGATCCCTGTGACGGCGGACCCGGATTCCCCGACACCGTCCGCGTCGTCGTCCGACTCGGCCGTCCCCACGGGGACCGCGTCGGCCCCTCCGACGGACGGCAGCGCGACGCCGACGCCTTCGTCGGCCTCCACGACCGCCACCGTCGCGCCGCCGACCACCTCGGCGCCCACGACGGCCGCACCCACGACGACCTCCCCGTCGCCCGAAGTCGGCGTCAAGTCGGTGGTGTTCGGCGGCTTCCGGCAGACCGGCACGGCGACCGCCACGGCGTCGGTCACCGTCACCACGGACGGAACCGGACCCGTCGACATCACGGTCACGTGGTCCACCGGTGACGCCAGTGGACAGGCCGGCGCCCAGGACGGAGGGGCTGACACCTACCGGCGCAGTGGCTCGACCCAGTACACCATCGCCCTCGACCACACCTTCCAGGGTGCGGGCTGCTACTGGGGTGTCCGGGCCGGGACGCAGCCCGTCTCCGCGGACGGCGGCGCCTCGCAGCAGCTCCTGACGAGGCGGTGCACGATCGGATGA
- a CDS encoding LacI family DNA-binding transcriptional regulator has protein sequence MVRPPKRTTLREVAEATGLSTAAVSYALRGKHVSKETEERVRKAAAELGYEADPIARALASGRTSMVGVLAGDLQDLWQQQLMAAIGRELLAGDRYALILDAGGDPDRELVLAKQLRDQRVDALLVSPVNPAAEEWAAIADALPVVAVGDSLSRARTVGQVIFDNRAGIDAVLEYLHGLGHRRVTVLTPTRPSTPDRPADVYVREAADRIGLRAELVPCPQELGAATVVARGVLEGDRRATAVFCFSDSLAYGVYAAAAEASLVVGRDVSVVGFDDHPVSRVLTPPLTTVGWGLTQIAAEAARLTASAIEGKRVRKKRILCAPMMCARGSAVAV, from the coding sequence ATGGTCAGGCCCCCGAAGCGCACCACCCTCAGGGAGGTGGCCGAGGCCACCGGCCTCTCCACCGCCGCGGTCTCCTACGCCCTGCGCGGCAAACACGTCTCCAAGGAGACCGAGGAACGCGTGCGCAAGGCAGCGGCCGAGCTCGGCTACGAGGCCGACCCCATCGCCCGTGCCCTCGCCAGCGGCCGCACCAGCATGGTCGGCGTCCTCGCGGGCGACCTCCAGGACCTGTGGCAGCAGCAGCTGATGGCCGCCATCGGCCGCGAACTCCTCGCCGGCGACCGCTACGCGCTGATCCTCGACGCGGGCGGCGACCCCGACCGGGAACTCGTCCTCGCCAAGCAACTGCGCGACCAGCGCGTCGACGCGCTCCTCGTGTCCCCCGTGAACCCGGCCGCCGAGGAGTGGGCGGCGATCGCCGACGCCCTGCCCGTCGTCGCGGTCGGAGACTCACTGAGCCGGGCCCGCACCGTCGGGCAGGTCATCTTCGACAACCGGGCCGGCATCGACGCCGTCCTGGAATACCTCCACGGCCTCGGCCACCGCCGGGTCACCGTCCTGACCCCGACCCGGCCGAGCACCCCCGACCGGCCCGCCGACGTGTACGTGCGCGAGGCGGCCGACCGCATAGGACTGCGGGCCGAACTCGTGCCCTGCCCTCAGGAGTTGGGCGCGGCGACCGTCGTCGCCCGAGGCGTCCTCGAAGGGGACCGGCGGGCCACCGCCGTCTTCTGCTTCTCCGACTCCCTCGCCTACGGCGTGTACGCGGCCGCGGCCGAGGCCTCGCTCGTCGTGGGACGGGACGTCTCCGTGGTCGGCTTCGACGACCACCCCGTCTCCCGCGTCCTCACCCCACCGCTGACCACCGTCGGTTGGGGGCTGACCCAGATCGCCGCGGAGGCCGCCCGGCTGACCGCCTCCGCGATCGAGGGCAAGCGCGTGCGCAAGAAGCGGATTCTGTGCGCCCCGATGATGTGCGCCCGCGGCTCGGCCGTGGCCGTCTGA
- a CDS encoding amidohydrolase — MTDRCSRPTARTSEDFRVPIDVHQHIWPPAFVELLRARAAPPRLDGWTLHLEGEPPFAVGPGDHDVEARVRLAVADGLDLALVSLSSPLGIEHLPPAESLPLLDAFHTGALALPAPFGVWASPCLSAPDPAAVEQALRQGCVGLQLPATALLDAVGWRTCAPLLDVLTRLDRPLFVHPGAAVSAPGVPSWWAALVPYQQQLHSAWFAFRAFGRARHPGLRVCFAALAGLAPLHGERLAARGGGRGEVDFDVFYDTSSYGTRAVDALVRAAGIDVVVSGSDRPYAPPVIPDLGADAAVHALRTVNPARLLHGRV, encoded by the coding sequence ATGACCGATCGCTGTTCCCGCCCCACCGCACGGACCTCCGAGGACTTCAGGGTGCCCATCGACGTCCACCAGCACATCTGGCCGCCCGCCTTCGTCGAGCTGCTCAGGGCGCGCGCCGCTCCTCCACGTCTCGACGGCTGGACGCTGCACCTGGAGGGCGAGCCGCCGTTCGCGGTGGGCCCCGGTGACCACGACGTCGAGGCCCGTGTGCGGCTGGCCGTCGCCGACGGTCTCGACCTCGCCCTGGTGTCGCTGTCCAGCCCGCTGGGCATCGAACACCTGCCGCCGGCCGAGTCCCTGCCCCTGCTCGACGCCTTTCACACGGGCGCGCTGGCGCTGCCCGCACCGTTCGGCGTCTGGGCCTCCCCCTGCCTGAGCGCGCCGGACCCCGCCGCGGTGGAGCAGGCACTCCGGCAGGGCTGCGTGGGACTGCAACTCCCGGCCACAGCGCTGCTGGACGCCGTCGGCTGGCGCACGTGCGCTCCGCTGCTCGACGTGCTGACACGCCTCGACAGACCGCTGTTCGTCCATCCGGGCGCGGCCGTCTCCGCTCCCGGGGTCCCGTCCTGGTGGGCGGCTCTGGTCCCCTACCAACAGCAGCTGCACAGCGCGTGGTTCGCGTTCCGGGCCTTCGGCCGGGCCCGTCATCCGGGGCTGCGGGTGTGCTTCGCGGCGCTCGCGGGTCTGGCGCCCCTGCACGGCGAACGGCTCGCGGCGCGGGGCGGCGGGCGCGGCGAGGTCGACTTCGACGTCTTCTACGACACCTCCTCCTACGGCACCCGCGCCGTGGACGCCTTGGTCCGGGCCGCCGGCATCGACGTCGTCGTGAGCGGGAGCGACCGGCCCTACGCCCCTCCCGTCATCCCCGATCTGGGCGCGGACGCCGCCGTCCACGCCCTGCGCACCGTCAACCCCGCCCGCCTGCTGCACGGCCGCGTCTGA
- a CDS encoding cysteine dioxygenase, translated as MTYSSLPDRTLDKHELQRLVDGLAARPELWRDQVAFSHEERHYASLHRDEYVDVWLLCWTRQNDTGWHDHDISAGAVRVVQGVLNESNPRIGGRHLSVAVGAGESFCFGPEHIHRLTGATDDAVSLHAYSPPLWRLGQYDITGDGLMRRISVSYADELRPLDSPAA; from the coding sequence GTGACGTACTCGTCCCTGCCGGACCGCACGCTCGACAAGCACGAACTCCAGCGGCTCGTCGACGGCCTGGCAGCCCGGCCCGAACTCTGGCGTGACCAGGTCGCCTTCTCGCACGAGGAGCGGCACTACGCGTCGCTGCACCGCGACGAGTACGTCGACGTCTGGCTGCTGTGCTGGACCCGGCAGAACGACACCGGCTGGCACGACCACGACATCTCGGCGGGCGCGGTCCGGGTCGTCCAGGGGGTGCTGAACGAGTCCAACCCCCGGATAGGCGGCCGTCATCTGTCGGTGGCGGTCGGCGCGGGCGAGTCGTTCTGCTTCGGTCCCGAGCACATCCACCGGCTCACCGGTGCCACCGACGACGCGGTCTCGCTGCACGCCTACTCGCCGCCGCTGTGGCGCCTGGGGCAGTACGACATCACCGGGGACGGACTCATGCGCCGCATCTCCGTCTCGTACGCCGACGAACTGCGCCCGCTGGACAGCCCGGCCGCGTGA
- a CDS encoding DUF6400 family protein, whose amino-acid sequence MDPHTSPTPQDRDGSPTGGADRSAPLELVDFTVDLTAHEVLRQAQVLTALGPDWDPIEALRGEEAARALLYSGLDEEQQRVYDDLVAAGVLPRRGDGRAAA is encoded by the coding sequence ATGGATCCCCATACGTCCCCCACGCCCCAGGACCGCGACGGATCACCCACGGGCGGCGCCGACAGGTCGGCACCCCTCGAACTGGTGGACTTCACTGTCGACCTCACCGCGCACGAGGTCCTGCGGCAGGCCCAGGTCCTGACCGCGCTCGGTCCCGACTGGGATCCGATCGAGGCGCTGCGGGGCGAGGAGGCCGCCCGCGCCCTCCTCTACTCCGGCCTCGACGAGGAACAGCAGCGCGTGTACGACGATCTCGTCGCGGCCGGAGTGCTGCCGCGGCGCGGAGACGGCCGTGCTGCCGCTTGA
- a CDS encoding lamin tail domain-containing protein — MRIRAALAVTAAAAGTFAAVAAAPAQAVTEYSSALKVKGVQYDAPGRDSNSCSTGNTRSEYLTIKNYSSSATVNLKGYVVKDAVGTTFTFPSNHYLQPGDYIKLRGGHGTDSDANNVVYRQNCNFLWNNDKDTIYLYKPSGARADVHTYSASSNDRDGNGYITYHG; from the coding sequence ATGCGTATTCGTGCTGCCCTGGCAGTCACCGCCGCCGCTGCCGGGACGTTCGCGGCCGTCGCCGCCGCTCCGGCGCAGGCCGTCACCGAGTACTCGTCCGCGCTGAAGGTCAAGGGCGTGCAGTACGACGCTCCGGGCCGGGACTCCAACAGCTGCTCCACGGGCAACACCCGGAGTGAGTACCTAACGATCAAGAACTACTCGTCCAGCGCGACGGTGAACCTGAAGGGCTACGTCGTCAAGGACGCCGTGGGCACCACCTTCACGTTCCCGTCGAACCACTACCTCCAGCCCGGGGACTACATCAAGCTCCGCGGCGGACACGGCACCGACTCGGACGCGAACAACGTCGTCTACCGCCAGAACTGCAACTTCCTCTGGAACAACGACAAGGACACCATCTACCTGTACAAGCCGTCCGGCGCCCGCGCCGACGTGCACACGTACAGCGCGTCGTCCAACGACCGCGACGGCAACGGGTACATCACGTACCACGGCTGA
- a CDS encoding diacylglycerol kinase family protein, giving the protein MPTTVPDRSAGTTGARAEDARPTRSFTMPRGTGKTAARIGVLTVCQAALMVGIGLLITGPAKGLWPLTVEDNVNEGFENVRTGTFNTLSFIASEAGNTLTVVIGTLLACLGLILIPRLPMWRQAVFLAVGVSLQSLVFLVITMSVDRHRPEVDRLDASPPTSSYTSGHTGAATALYAGLSVIVLSRMRGPWRKVVGGLLLLLPLIVAFARLYRGMHHPTDVLGGMANGGLSLLIVGRALFVDKSVAAPPAKATVPAARAADEGHEERQAGTTAVIVNPTVTDAAAREELRETLERHGHRDPVFIETTADDPGAGQATRAIREGATVVVVCGGDGTVRAVADAMAGSDVPLAIVPSGTGNLLARNLGLPLASTAALEAALSGRPHRLDLGHIEGDDLQGTHFTAMAGAGLDAAMMEHTDPRAKAHLGWPAYVLAGVGTLRTPRMRLTVRLDDAPAFSRTARMVLVGNVGTVQAGVTLLPDAQPDDGLLDLLVLDPRGPGGWIRAVSTLMRRPGTSAGTAPRTLATGDDSGKGVPVEFFTFKRADITFDTPQSRELDGDPVGPGRRITAEVRPGALTVLLPPREK; this is encoded by the coding sequence ATGCCTACGACCGTGCCGGACAGATCCGCCGGAACCACCGGCGCCCGAGCGGAGGACGCGCGACCCACCCGCTCGTTCACCATGCCCCGGGGCACCGGCAAGACCGCCGCACGCATCGGTGTGCTGACCGTCTGCCAGGCGGCCCTGATGGTGGGGATCGGTCTTCTCATCACCGGTCCCGCCAAGGGCCTGTGGCCGCTGACGGTCGAGGACAACGTCAACGAGGGCTTCGAGAACGTCCGTACGGGCACTTTCAACACTCTGTCCTTCATCGCCTCGGAGGCCGGCAACACCCTCACGGTCGTCATCGGCACACTGCTGGCCTGCCTGGGCCTGATCCTGATACCTCGACTGCCGATGTGGCGTCAGGCCGTCTTCCTGGCCGTCGGGGTCTCCCTCCAGTCCCTGGTGTTCCTGGTGATCACCATGTCGGTGGACCGCCACCGGCCCGAGGTGGACCGCCTCGACGCCTCGCCGCCCACCTCCAGCTACACCTCCGGTCACACCGGTGCGGCGACCGCCCTGTACGCGGGTCTCTCGGTGATCGTGCTGTCCCGCATGCGGGGGCCCTGGCGCAAGGTTGTGGGCGGACTTCTACTGCTCCTGCCCCTGATCGTGGCCTTCGCCCGTCTCTACCGGGGCATGCACCACCCCACGGACGTCCTGGGCGGTATGGCCAACGGTGGGCTGTCCCTGCTGATCGTCGGCCGGGCCCTGTTCGTCGACAAGTCCGTGGCGGCGCCGCCCGCCAAGGCCACCGTCCCGGCCGCCCGTGCCGCCGACGAGGGGCATGAGGAGCGCCAGGCCGGCACCACCGCCGTGATCGTCAATCCCACCGTCACCGATGCCGCCGCACGCGAGGAACTCCGGGAGACCCTGGAGCGGCACGGCCACCGCGACCCGGTGTTCATCGAGACCACCGCCGATGACCCGGGCGCAGGACAGGCCACCCGCGCGATCCGCGAGGGCGCGACTGTCGTCGTCGTGTGCGGCGGTGACGGAACCGTCCGCGCGGTCGCCGACGCGATGGCCGGCAGCGACGTCCCGCTGGCCATCGTCCCCAGCGGCACGGGCAACCTGCTGGCCCGCAACCTGGGGCTGCCGCTCGCCTCCACAGCGGCGCTCGAGGCAGCACTGAGCGGCCGGCCGCACCGACTCGACCTGGGCCACATCGAGGGCGACGATCTCCAGGGCACCCACTTCACCGCCATGGCCGGTGCCGGCCTCGACGCGGCGATGATGGAACACACCGACCCGCGCGCCAAGGCCCACCTGGGCTGGCCGGCCTACGTCCTGGCCGGTGTCGGCACCCTGCGGACCCCCCGGATGCGCCTGACGGTCCGACTGGACGACGCGCCCGCCTTCAGCCGTACGGCCCGCATGGTGCTCGTCGGCAACGTGGGTACGGTGCAGGCAGGGGTGACCCTGCTCCCGGACGCCCAGCCCGACGACGGCCTGCTCGACCTGCTCGTCCTGGACCCCCGTGGCCCCGGCGGCTGGATTCGCGCCGTGAGCACCCTGATGCGGCGCCCCGGTACATCCGCCGGGACCGCCCCGCGGACCCTTGCGACCGGTGACGACTCCGGGAAGGGCGTGCCGGTGGAGTTCTTCACGTTCAAGCGCGCCGACATCACCTTCGACACACCGCAGTCGCGGGAACTCGACGGCGATCCGGTCGGCCCTGGCCGCCGTATCACCGCCGAGGTCCGCCCGGGCGCGCTGACCGTTCTGCTGCCGCCGCGGGAGAAGTGA
- a CDS encoding YihY/virulence factor BrkB family protein — protein sequence MGTATKVPVTRDMSGEELSADEALASLRRYGGWPLLRDSFIRFRYADGFSHSRALALQTVLAVIPLAIAFVGLSTTLHTENIGRVAELTIHRLAAGPSAEVVDDALQRSRHKAGDGAAVALWFGAVFSVVNVTTAMCQIERGANRIYGNERDRVFHQKYLRGLAMSLSAGIPLGLGFIIMVAGGDLASSVVAVYHLDGGAKTAWEIIRWPLGLLLALISASAIFRRSPRRQQPGYTWLAFGAAVYLVLWTALTWVLSLYLDISGSFDTVYGPLSAFMSLVLWAYLTSIALFLGLSFAAQLEASRARRPGPIQSDPGV from the coding sequence ATGGGTACGGCCACCAAGGTCCCGGTGACACGGGACATGAGCGGCGAGGAACTGTCCGCCGACGAGGCGCTGGCGTCTTTGCGCCGCTACGGCGGCTGGCCGCTGCTGCGCGATTCCTTCATCCGGTTCCGCTACGCCGACGGGTTCAGCCACTCGCGGGCGCTCGCACTCCAGACCGTGCTGGCGGTGATCCCGCTCGCCATCGCGTTCGTCGGGCTCTCCACCACCCTGCACACCGAGAACATCGGCCGGGTGGCCGAACTGACCATCCACCGGCTCGCCGCCGGACCCAGCGCGGAGGTCGTCGACGACGCACTGCAACGCAGCCGGCACAAGGCGGGCGACGGCGCGGCGGTCGCCCTCTGGTTCGGCGCGGTGTTCTCGGTGGTCAACGTGACCACGGCAATGTGCCAGATAGAGCGCGGCGCCAACCGGATCTACGGCAACGAGCGTGACCGGGTCTTCCATCAGAAGTACCTGCGTGGCCTTGCCATGTCGCTGAGTGCCGGGATCCCGCTCGGCCTCGGATTCATCATCATGGTGGCCGGCGGTGATCTGGCGTCCTCCGTCGTGGCGGTCTACCACCTCGACGGGGGTGCCAAGACGGCCTGGGAGATCATCCGCTGGCCGCTCGGGCTGCTCCTCGCCCTCATCTCGGCGAGCGCGATCTTCCGCCGCTCGCCGCGCCGTCAGCAGCCCGGGTACACCTGGCTGGCCTTCGGAGCCGCCGTGTATCTGGTGCTGTGGACCGCGCTGACCTGGGTACTCAGCCTGTACCTGGACATCAGCGGTTCCTTCGACACCGTCTACGGCCCGCTCAGTGCCTTCATGTCGCTGGTGCTGTGGGCCTACCTGACGTCCATTGCCCTGTTCCTCGGACTGTCCTTCGCCGCACAGCTGGAGGCCTCGCGGGCCCGGCGCCCCGGTCCGATCCAATCCGACCCGGGAGTCTGA
- a CDS encoding phosphatase PAP2 family protein: MPVRVAVRTLRERRRREADRRFGARLLGATAVAAVAAVPFGLLLVLVEGRWQPLRRLDSGAAHSLHTTALDHPAWTSTLRFLSDWVWDPTTLRVAVFVLTVWLLYRRAWRLAAWSAVTAVAGGVIGLLVKTIVERARPSLEDPVAQAPGFSFPSGHAMTATTSFAIGLLVLLPMVPRAWRAVCWWVAGLSVIGVGFTRVALGVHWFSDVVGGWLLGLAVVALTAWAFEAWRADAGRGHADVSGGLEPELTQKHPEPEPGRR; the protein is encoded by the coding sequence ATGCCCGTGCGTGTCGCCGTCCGCACCCTCCGAGAACGCCGCCGCCGTGAGGCAGACCGCAGGTTCGGCGCCCGGCTTCTCGGCGCCACCGCCGTCGCCGCCGTCGCCGCCGTACCCTTCGGTCTGCTCCTGGTTCTGGTGGAGGGGCGGTGGCAGCCCCTGCGCCGACTGGACTCCGGCGCGGCGCACTCGCTGCACACCACCGCCCTGGACCACCCGGCGTGGACGAGCACCCTGCGGTTCCTGTCCGACTGGGTGTGGGACCCCACGACGTTGCGCGTGGCCGTCTTCGTCCTGACCGTGTGGCTGCTGTACCGCCGGGCGTGGCGGCTCGCCGCCTGGTCCGCCGTCACGGCGGTGGCCGGCGGGGTCATCGGGCTGCTGGTGAAGACCATCGTGGAGCGGGCGCGCCCGTCCCTGGAGGATCCGGTGGCGCAGGCCCCGGGGTTCTCCTTCCCCTCCGGCCACGCCATGACCGCCACCACCTCGTTCGCCATCGGGCTGCTGGTCCTGCTGCCGATGGTGCCGCGGGCGTGGAGGGCGGTCTGCTGGTGGGTGGCGGGACTGTCCGTGATCGGCGTCGGTTTCACCCGGGTCGCGCTGGGCGTGCACTGGTTCAGTGACGTGGTGGGCGGCTGGCTCCTCGGACTCGCCGTGGTCGCGCTCACCGCCTGGGCCTTCGAGGCCTGGCGCGCCGACGCGGGCCGCGGTCATGCCGACGTGAGCGGGGGCCTGGAGCCCGAACTGACCCAGAAGCACCCGGAACCGGAGCCGGGGCGGCGCTGA
- a CDS encoding DUF6479 family protein codes for MINAAETTLAASSTGALWLIVAGVVIVVGLLVAFFVGSRRSARRQISTPVQDPAQMPHGTADPAQRGDGWQTPEGDPEQGHPRR; via the coding sequence ATGATCAATGCAGCAGAAACCACTCTGGCCGCGTCCTCCACCGGCGCCCTGTGGCTGATCGTGGCGGGAGTCGTGATCGTCGTGGGGCTCCTGGTCGCGTTCTTCGTCGGCAGCCGACGCTCCGCCCGGCGGCAGATCTCCACGCCGGTGCAAGACCCGGCGCAGATGCCGCACGGTACGGCCGACCCCGCCCAGCGCGGCGACGGATGGCAGACCCCCGAAGGTGATCCGGAGCAGGGGCACCCGCGTCGCTGA
- a CDS encoding VOC family protein, translated as MLRLTDFIIDCPDTMKLAAFYSEVTGIPVKEDSNENWAGIQLGQIELAFIQVDDYRAPRWPDSEHPKQFHLDFEVDAMEAEHSRVLALGATLQRDCTDPDGYGFRVYTDPIGHPFCLCRNKGVIWTDQGPVWTKRD; from the coding sequence ATGCTTCGACTCACAGACTTCATCATCGACTGCCCGGACACGATGAAGCTGGCGGCCTTCTACTCCGAGGTGACGGGAATCCCCGTCAAGGAGGACAGTAACGAGAACTGGGCCGGTATCCAGCTCGGCCAGATCGAACTGGCCTTCATCCAGGTGGATGACTACCGCGCCCCGCGGTGGCCGGACAGCGAACACCCCAAGCAGTTCCACCTCGACTTCGAGGTCGATGCCATGGAGGCCGAACACAGCCGCGTCCTGGCCCTCGGCGCGACCCTGCAGCGGGACTGCACCGACCCCGACGGCTACGGCTTCCGGGTCTACACCGACCCCATCGGCCACCCCTTCTGCCTCTGCCGCAACAAGGGAGTCATCTGGACCGATCAGGGGCCTGTCTGGACGAAGCGCGACTAA
- a CDS encoding inositol polyphosphate kinase family protein, with protein sequence MATPVDTTNEISYASDDEAERSALREGRRSTSPSPERNVNQGGHGGITPLGPNGEILQKGAPQGSVENEFYERVRAAAYPHFTPVVPASYTADEVRAKLGDSLSPAQLDGLDDRQNIYIENITSGLDNSKTLDTKIGKSTTSYRENLEQHDKGKWAAGTKALKFAIGVDPATGSTFRGWRAVGGTDAGDSRLITGIQSQKILSKFSEDPAVWDQLITKMQDIRTAAHNSDIGFIASSVFSVTGTREGEQVVDAKLIDFAHVIDAAQPFKQSPSVSPDGSPRLGPAELEPGARPANRTDLTDLKNKYRAQFIEGMDALIGDATRVRGEKGRAQVAQFASMNPAPGVAQQSTSTAPQGKPYVPPKNTQGSAPGR encoded by the coding sequence ATGGCAACACCCGTTGACACCACGAACGAGATCTCGTATGCCTCCGACGACGAGGCGGAGCGCAGCGCCCTTCGAGAAGGCCGGCGGTCCACGTCACCGTCGCCGGAGCGGAACGTCAACCAGGGCGGGCACGGCGGCATCACACCGCTCGGGCCGAACGGCGAGATTCTGCAGAAGGGAGCCCCGCAGGGCTCCGTGGAGAACGAGTTCTACGAACGGGTACGCGCGGCCGCCTACCCGCACTTCACGCCGGTCGTCCCAGCGTCGTACACGGCGGACGAGGTTCGCGCCAAGCTGGGTGACAGTCTGTCCCCGGCGCAGCTCGACGGCCTGGACGACCGCCAGAACATCTACATCGAGAACATCACCTCGGGCCTGGACAACTCGAAGACCCTCGACACCAAGATCGGGAAGTCGACCACGAGCTACCGCGAGAACCTCGAACAGCACGACAAGGGCAAGTGGGCGGCCGGGACCAAGGCCCTGAAGTTCGCCATCGGCGTAGACCCGGCCACCGGCTCGACGTTCCGCGGCTGGCGTGCGGTCGGCGGCACCGACGCGGGCGACAGCCGACTGATCACCGGCATACAGTCACAGAAGATCCTGAGCAAGTTCTCGGAGGATCCAGCGGTCTGGGACCAGCTGATCACCAAGATGCAGGACATCAGGACCGCGGCGCACAACTCCGACATCGGCTTCATCGCCTCCAGCGTGTTCTCGGTCACCGGCACGAGGGAGGGTGAGCAGGTGGTGGACGCCAAGCTCATCGACTTCGCCCATGTCATCGACGCGGCGCAGCCGTTCAAGCAGTCACCCAGCGTCAGCCCCGACGGTAGCCCGCGGCTCGGCCCCGCAGAGCTCGAACCGGGCGCCCGGCCGGCCAACCGCACCGATCTGACCGATCTCAAGAACAAGTACCGGGCACAGTTCATCGAGGGTATGGATGCCCTGATCGGGGACGCCACACGGGTCCGCGGGGAGAAGGGCCGGGCCCAAGTGGCGCAATTCGCGTCGATGAACCCCGCACCGGGTGTCGCCCAGCAGTCGACCAGCACGGCGCCCCAGGGCAAGCCGTACGTCCCCCCGAAGAACACCCAGGGCTCCGCCCCCGGCCGCTGA
- a CDS encoding FHA domain-containing protein: protein MAKAPVLVGRDGLLAGEPILTVDTRVTFGRNAGNTVVIASLSVSRFHAEIVLV, encoded by the coding sequence ATGGCCAAGGCACCGGTGCTCGTCGGACGTGATGGTCTGCTGGCGGGAGAGCCCATCCTGACCGTCGACACCCGGGTCACGTTCGGGCGCAACGCGGGGAACACGGTCGTCATCGCCAGCCTGAGCGTCTCCCGGTTCCACGCGGAGATCGTCCTCGTCTAG